From the Microcoleus sp. FACHB-672 genome, one window contains:
- a CDS encoding response regulator, producing the protein MSNESSQETGIVLIVDDNPANLGVLSDFLDEAGFEVWVARDGESALRKVEYDPPDIILLDVMMPGIDGFETCRRLQSSPSTKDIPVIFMTALSDTVDKVKGLSLGAVDYITKPLQQEEVLARVRLHLKLRNMTKTLAAQNAQLIREVEARAAAEVALIELTQQLEQRVDERTLELKNALQNLQKTQIQLIQSEKLATLGQLLAGVAHEINNPVSSISGNLSHMVTASTDLINHLQLYQQHYPNSLPKIEEHAESIELEYIVEDIPQILNSMKFGTERIRCLSVSLRNFYRTDTSSKVPVNIHEGLDSTLLILQHRLKASSNHPAIEVIKEYGNLPAVNCYPGQLNQVFMNLLANAIDALEEAVVNGQLSVIEGTAKNTPTIWISTEVLEGNYVDIRVKDNAAGINQETQKHLFEPMFTTKPVGKGTGLGLSISREIVEEKHGGRLKCISSPGQGTQFVLEIPIHQSE; encoded by the coding sequence ATGAGCAATGAATCCAGCCAAGAAACCGGAATTGTACTGATCGTTGATGATAATCCAGCAAATTTAGGCGTACTTTCCGATTTTCTAGATGAAGCCGGCTTTGAAGTCTGGGTGGCGCGAGATGGCGAAAGCGCACTTCGGAAAGTAGAATATGATCCGCCCGATATCATCTTGTTAGATGTGATGATGCCGGGAATTGATGGATTTGAAACCTGCCGCCGGCTGCAATCTTCTCCATCAACTAAAGACATCCCCGTAATTTTTATGACGGCTCTTTCAGATACAGTAGATAAGGTCAAAGGGCTTTCTCTAGGGGCAGTCGATTACATCACCAAGCCGCTTCAGCAGGAAGAAGTGCTAGCCAGAGTGAGGCTGCACCTGAAACTGCGAAACATGACCAAAACACTAGCCGCGCAAAACGCACAACTCATTCGGGAAGTAGAAGCGCGTGCGGCAGCAGAAGTTGCCCTAATTGAACTGACACAGCAGTTAGAACAACGGGTAGACGAACGGACGCTTGAACTGAAAAATGCGTTGCAAAACCTTCAAAAAACACAAATCCAGCTCATTCAAAGTGAGAAACTTGCAACACTCGGTCAGTTGTTAGCCGGTGTGGCTCATGAAATCAATAACCCTGTTAGCTCGATTTCTGGCAATCTCTCACACATGGTAACTGCGAGTACAGACTTAATTAATCACTTGCAACTCTATCAGCAGCATTACCCAAATTCATTGCCAAAAATTGAAGAACACGCAGAGAGTATTGAGTTAGAGTATATAGTAGAAGACATTCCTCAAATCCTCAATTCAATGAAGTTTGGGACTGAGCGTATCCGTTGTTTAAGTGTGTCCTTACGAAACTTTTACCGAACGGATACCTCATCTAAGGTGCCGGTAAATATTCACGAAGGGTTAGACAGTACCCTGTTAATTTTGCAACACCGGCTTAAAGCCAGCAGCAATCACCCAGCGATTGAAGTCATTAAAGAATATGGCAACTTGCCGGCAGTGAACTGCTACCCCGGCCAGCTCAATCAAGTGTTTATGAATCTTCTCGCCAATGCGATTGATGCCTTGGAAGAAGCAGTAGTTAACGGCCAACTTTCAGTCATTGAAGGAACTGCAAAGAACACCCCGACGATTTGGATTTCCACAGAAGTTTTAGAAGGAAACTATGTCGATATTCGGGTAAAAGACAATGCTGCCGGCATCAATCAAGAAACTCAAAAGCATCTATTTGAGCCAATGTTTACCACCAAACCTGTTGGCAAAGGCACCGGCTTGGGTTTGTCTATTAGTCGTGAAATTGTCGAAGAAAAACATGGAGGCCGGCTCAAATGTATTTCATCACCCGGACAGGGAACACAATTTGTGCTAGAAATTCCTATCCATCAGTCAGAATAA
- a CDS encoding WD40 repeat domain-containing protein: MEQWIKLLIEYAVPIFNTLMYMRNGQPLSTIHIELDEKHRQAQLMLEYLGNDSHTEDKNGQIFQKNLAKLGLEYSGEIQEFIQSVSWAIQQNSREYQQWRFAQEKAFQQQLATYNRETQIQLANERREIALRLPEVEKILDSWPLRLLPSQILKSHTGSGPIPLRIIVAPPNLERLTATFEDQLGQGPVIPDIEPNLAQGLREFLSEYYPLHSQIRPTEFLGGAWDSRRFQGESSIKAVFGMLKSEPTLILESDIEGDSLNFRMAYWGLSQDNYCYETIVKLPYRHLIYESAKTRALKWKATHDKLLAMGKTFAEIEQLGGNNAINLKILEEEEQLKQAGIDVSELSFAYQINRKDFEALSQLLTSCHCLVAGWMADVHHLVYHDVFPRLPELLPHVFQQAANQQLVKQVMQSAVSSYQDVLKTLANERPYWVPEMAMKLAKSLTQLPDKSWAKEQVEYSLTSWLEQRQLPQPAGVKALEAMKSAVAKEDREYLEQLKECLQALGDDLAVAQVESLLSGMASLGGKFNLEKLVLSHSVSGVSGRPTGVAISPDGQVFSGGVEKNVIGLWHLKTGQQTYQFTSHAGQVLALSISPDGKILASSDKTEQRSHIYIWDLHSGKLLRTLFGHKKSIHALALSPDGQTLASGSHKIKIWNLQTGEPVRTLFGHKEWVYSIAISSDGETLVSASADKTIKIWHPKTEQLRHTLRGHSASVYSVVIAPDGETLVSAGADKTIKVWNLQTGKLLRTLSGHSGAVYSVAIAPDGETLVSAGADKTIKIWNLQTGQECHTLSGHSGAVYSVAIAPDGETLVSAGADKTIKIWRTIV; encoded by the coding sequence TTTCAGAAAAATCTAGCGAAACTGGGGCTTGAATATAGTGGAGAAATTCAAGAATTTATCCAGAGTGTTAGCTGGGCAATTCAGCAAAACAGCCGGGAGTATCAGCAGTGGCGTTTCGCGCAAGAAAAAGCGTTTCAGCAGCAGCTAGCAACTTACAACCGCGAGACACAAATCCAACTGGCAAACGAAAGACGAGAGATTGCCCTCAGATTGCCTGAAGTTGAGAAAATTCTCGATAGCTGGCCTCTACGATTGCTGCCTTCGCAAATTCTCAAATCCCACACCGGCAGCGGCCCGATTCCGTTACGAATTATTGTCGCGCCTCCCAACTTAGAAAGACTAACGGCAACGTTTGAGGATCAATTGGGGCAAGGGCCGGTGATTCCCGATATTGAGCCAAATTTAGCCCAAGGACTGCGAGAATTTCTCAGCGAATATTATCCGCTACACAGCCAAATTAGACCGACAGAATTTTTAGGTGGTGCTTGGGACAGCCGGCGGTTTCAAGGTGAATCTAGCATCAAAGCAGTGTTTGGGATGCTTAAATCTGAACCAACTTTAATTCTGGAGTCAGATATTGAGGGAGATTCTTTAAATTTTCGCATGGCTTATTGGGGCTTATCGCAAGACAATTACTGTTATGAAACGATTGTTAAGCTTCCTTACCGGCATCTAATTTATGAGTCAGCAAAAACGCGTGCTTTGAAGTGGAAAGCAACGCACGATAAACTGCTGGCGATGGGAAAAACTTTTGCAGAGATCGAGCAATTGGGTGGAAATAATGCAATTAACTTAAAAATTCTAGAAGAGGAAGAACAATTAAAACAAGCGGGCATAGATGTGAGCGAACTATCGTTTGCTTATCAAATTAATAGAAAAGATTTTGAAGCGCTTAGTCAGCTATTAACCAGTTGTCACTGTTTAGTTGCCGGCTGGATGGCAGATGTTCACCATTTAGTTTATCATGACGTTTTCCCGCGATTGCCTGAACTGTTGCCCCATGTCTTTCAACAAGCCGCTAACCAACAACTGGTGAAACAGGTAATGCAATCTGCTGTTTCTAGCTATCAGGATGTCTTGAAAACGTTGGCGAACGAGCGCCCTTATTGGGTGCCAGAAATGGCGATGAAATTAGCGAAAAGTCTCACGCAATTGCCAGATAAATCTTGGGCGAAGGAGCAAGTGGAATATTCCTTAACGTCTTGGTTGGAACAGCGCCAGCTACCTCAGCCGGCAGGCGTGAAAGCCTTAGAGGCGATGAAGTCTGCTGTGGCGAAAGAAGATCGGGAGTATTTAGAGCAGCTGAAGGAATGTTTGCAGGCTTTGGGGGATGATCTGGCGGTTGCCCAAGTGGAGAGCCTGCTGAGCGGCATGGCAAGCTTAGGGGGGAAATTCAACCTGGAAAAACTTGTTCTGTCGCACAGCGTCAGCGGGGTTTCGGGCCGGCCCACCGGCGTCGCTATCAGTCCGGATGGTCAAGTGTTTAGCGGTGGGGTTGAGAAAAATGTAATTGGACTTTGGCATCTAAAAACCGGCCAGCAGACTTATCAGTTTACAAGTCATGCCGGCCAAGTGTTGGCCCTCAGCATCAGTCCAGACGGTAAAATTCTCGCCAGCAGTGATAAAACTGAGCAGAGAAGTCATATTTATATCTGGGATCTGCACTCCGGCAAATTGCTTCGCACTCTTTTCGGGCATAAAAAGTCAATTCACGCTCTCGCGCTTAGTCCGGATGGTCAAACTTTAGCCAGCGGCTCTCACAAAATCAAAATTTGGAACCTACAAACCGGGGAGCCGGTGCGAACTTTATTCGGCCATAAAGAATGGGTTTATTCTATAGCAATTAGTTCTGATGGCGAGACGCTGGTGAGTGCGAGCGCAGATAAAACGATTAAAATTTGGCACCCGAAAACTGAACAGTTGCGCCATACCCTTAGAGGTCATTCAGCGTCGGTTTATTCAGTGGTAATTGCACCAGATGGGGAGACGTTGGTGAGTGCCGGCGCAGATAAAACGATTAAGGTTTGGAATTTGCAAACCGGCAAGCTATTACGCACACTTAGCGGTCATTCGGGAGCGGTTTATTCGGTGGCGATTGCTCCTGATGGGGAGACGTTGGTGAGTGCCGGTGCGGATAAAACCATTAAAATTTGGAATTTACAAACCGGCCAAGAATGCCATACACTTAGCGGTCATTCGGGAGCGGTTTATTCGGTGGCGATTGCTCCTGATGGGGAAACACTGGTGAGTGCCGGTGCGGATAAAACCATTAAAATTTGGAGGACAATCGTTTAG